A region of Mesorhizobium sp. M3A.F.Ca.ET.080.04.2.1 DNA encodes the following proteins:
- the ftsW gene encoding putative lipid II flippase FtsW, which translates to MQSRLDKSPVATWWWTIDRWFLAAFLSLMGLGIVLSFAASPAVAERIGLDSFHFATRQIIFTIPALGVMLAVSFLESRQIRRMALLILSIMLVLMVAVLYVGVEVKGARRWVSLAGLSIQPSEFLKPAFVIICAWLFAEHKRQPDIPGNLFALLLLVLVVSLLVAQPDLGQTMLVTGTWGVMFFMAGLPWLWIMALGITGATGLFAAYTVFPHVAARIDKFLTGEGDTFQVDMGREALINGGWFGVGPGEGTVKRVIPDSHADFVFSVAGEEFGLIMCFFIMSIFAFIVLRGLNTALKEHDDFTRYAVGGLVTVFGLQSVINMCVNLQLMPAKGMTLPFISYGGSSQIAIAISMGMVLALTRRRPEKRKQMGFVFAQRAMPAE; encoded by the coding sequence ATGCAAAGCCGTCTCGACAAAAGTCCGGTCGCAACCTGGTGGTGGACAATCGATCGCTGGTTCCTGGCGGCATTCCTGTCGCTCATGGGCCTTGGCATCGTTTTGTCCTTCGCCGCCAGCCCGGCGGTGGCCGAGCGCATCGGTCTCGACAGCTTCCATTTCGCCACCAGGCAGATCATCTTCACCATCCCGGCGCTTGGCGTGATGCTGGCTGTCTCGTTTCTCGAATCGCGGCAGATCCGGCGAATGGCGTTGCTGATCCTGTCCATCATGCTGGTGCTGATGGTGGCGGTGCTCTATGTCGGCGTCGAAGTGAAGGGCGCGCGGCGCTGGGTGTCGCTCGCCGGCCTCTCCATCCAGCCCTCGGAATTCCTCAAGCCGGCTTTCGTCATCATCTGCGCCTGGCTGTTTGCCGAGCACAAGCGCCAGCCGGACATTCCCGGCAATCTCTTTGCCCTGCTGCTTCTCGTCCTCGTGGTTTCGCTTCTGGTTGCCCAGCCCGACCTCGGCCAGACCATGCTGGTGACCGGCACCTGGGGCGTCATGTTCTTCATGGCCGGCCTGCCGTGGCTGTGGATCATGGCGCTCGGCATAACCGGCGCGACCGGGCTGTTTGCCGCCTACACGGTGTTCCCGCACGTCGCCGCGCGCATCGACAAGTTCCTGACCGGGGAGGGCGACACGTTCCAGGTCGACATGGGCCGCGAGGCGCTGATCAATGGCGGCTGGTTCGGCGTCGGCCCTGGCGAGGGAACCGTCAAGCGGGTGATTCCGGACAGTCATGCCGACTTCGTCTTCTCGGTCGCGGGCGAGGAGTTCGGGCTGATCATGTGCTTCTTCATCATGTCGATTTTTGCCTTCATCGTGCTGCGCGGGCTCAACACGGCGCTCAAGGAACATGACGACTTCACGCGCTATGCGGTCGGCGGCCTGGTCACCGTCTTCGGCCTGCAGTCGGTGATCAACATGTGCGTGAACCTGCAGCTGATGCCCGCCAAGGGAATGACGCTGCCCTTCATCTCCTATGGCGGCTCGTCACAGATCGCCATCGCCATCTCAATGGGCATGGTGCTGGCGCTGACGCGCAGGCGGCCTGAAAAGCGCAAGCAGATGGGCTTCGTCTTCGCGCAACGCGCCATGCCGGCGGAATGA
- the murD gene encoding UDP-N-acetylmuramoyl-L-alanine--D-glutamate ligase yields the protein MIPAASFSGKRVSLFGLGGSGIATAHSLIEGGAEILAWDDNPDSVAKAAAAGIATGDLRAADWSRFAAFVLSPGVPLTHPKPHWTVELARGAGVEVIGDIELFCRERIQLAPAAPFIAITGTNGKSTTTALTSHILKSAGRDTQMGGNIGRAIMTLDPPKADRHYVVECSSYQIDLAPSINPTAGVLLNLTPDHLDRHGTMAHYASIKERLVAGSETAIIGVDDSWCAQIADRLERAGKQVIRISKRLPLTDGYFADGTNLMEAVHGRYSRVGFLEGIGSLRGQHNAQNALAAVAACLRVGLELGEIQAGLESFPGLAHRMEQVGRKDHVLFINDSKATNADAAAPALSSFSRVYWIAGGLPKEGGIEPLRGFFPRIAKAYLIGEAAPVFSATLGEAVPYEISGTLAAAVEHAARDAANDSGGEAVVLLSPACASFDQFKNFEVRGEAFRQAATAIDGVKPIGGPR from the coding sequence TTGATCCCCGCCGCATCCTTCTCAGGCAAGCGCGTTTCGCTCTTCGGGCTCGGCGGTTCCGGGATTGCCACCGCGCATTCGCTGATCGAGGGCGGCGCCGAAATCCTTGCCTGGGACGACAATCCGGACAGCGTTGCCAAGGCTGCCGCCGCGGGGATCGCAACCGGTGACCTGCGCGCGGCCGACTGGTCGCGCTTCGCGGCCTTCGTGCTGTCGCCCGGGGTGCCGCTCACGCACCCGAAGCCGCATTGGACGGTGGAACTGGCGCGCGGCGCCGGCGTAGAGGTGATCGGCGACATCGAACTTTTCTGCCGCGAGCGCATCCAACTGGCGCCGGCGGCGCCGTTCATCGCGATTACCGGTACCAACGGCAAGTCGACGACGACGGCGCTGACCTCCCACATATTGAAATCAGCCGGGCGCGACACGCAGATGGGCGGCAATATCGGCCGCGCCATCATGACGCTCGATCCGCCGAAGGCGGACCGGCACTATGTCGTCGAGTGCTCCTCCTATCAGATCGATCTGGCGCCCTCGATCAACCCGACCGCAGGTGTCCTGCTCAACCTGACGCCCGACCATCTCGACCGCCACGGCACGATGGCGCATTACGCCTCGATCAAGGAAAGGCTGGTCGCCGGCAGCGAGACCGCCATCATCGGCGTCGACGATTCCTGGTGCGCCCAGATCGCCGACCGGCTGGAGCGGGCCGGCAAGCAAGTCATCCGCATTTCCAAGCGTCTGCCGCTGACCGACGGCTACTTCGCCGACGGCACCAACCTGATGGAAGCCGTACATGGCCGCTACAGCCGCGTCGGCTTCCTGGAAGGCATCGGTTCGCTGCGCGGCCAGCACAACGCGCAGAACGCGTTGGCCGCCGTCGCTGCCTGCCTGAGAGTCGGGCTGGAACTCGGCGAGATCCAGGCGGGGCTCGAAAGCTTTCCGGGGCTCGCGCACCGCATGGAGCAGGTCGGCCGCAAGGATCATGTGCTGTTCATCAACGATTCCAAGGCGACCAATGCGGACGCCGCGGCCCCGGCGCTATCCAGCTTCAGCCGCGTCTACTGGATAGCCGGGGGCCTGCCCAAGGAGGGCGGCATCGAGCCTTTGCGCGGCTTCTTCCCGCGCATCGCCAAGGCCTATCTGATCGGCGAAGCGGCGCCGGTCTTTTCCGCAACGCTCGGTGAGGCGGTGCCCTACGAGATCTCCGGCACGCTGGCCGCTGCGGTCGAGCATGCCGCGCGCGACGCCGCGAACGATAGCGGTGGCGAGGCTGTGGTGCTGCTTTCGCCCGCCTGCGCCAGTTTCGACCAGTTCAAGAATTTCGAGGTTCGCGGCGAAGCCTTCAGGCAAGCTGCGACTGCTATTGATGGGGTGAAACCCATCGGAGGGCCACGTTGA
- the murG gene encoding undecaprenyldiphospho-muramoylpentapeptide beta-N-acetylglucosaminyltransferase: MSKGVILLAAGGTGGHLFPAEALAHELIERGWKVHLATDHRAERYSGQFPAVAVHSIASATLGSRNPIAVLSSFWRIWQGVRQAGEVMARIKPEAVVGFGGYPTLPPLYAATRRKVPTLIHEQNAVMGRANKALAGRVDAIAGGFLPEGASAAGAKTVTTGNPVRPQVLEAAKTPYVPSKDGEPFRFLVFGGSQGAQFFSDAVPAAIALLPEAQRKRLLITQQARAEDVGRVKAVYAELAVDAQVSPFFTDMAARMAAAHLVMSRSGASTVSEISVIGRPALLVPYPHALDHDQAANAAALAAAGGAELHPQSTLSAERIAALVGGLMNDPSRLAGMAAAARSAGKPDAARLLADLTEAIASGKTVSDFRRTRA; this comes from the coding sequence ATGTCGAAGGGTGTCATCCTGCTTGCGGCTGGCGGAACCGGCGGACATCTGTTTCCGGCCGAAGCGCTGGCGCATGAGCTGATCGAGCGCGGCTGGAAGGTGCATCTCGCCACCGACCATCGCGCCGAGCGCTATTCCGGCCAGTTCCCTGCCGTCGCCGTCCACTCCATCGCATCGGCGACTCTGGGCTCCAGGAATCCTATCGCTGTGCTCTCGTCCTTCTGGAGGATATGGCAAGGGGTGCGGCAGGCGGGGGAGGTCATGGCCAGGATCAAGCCCGAGGCCGTGGTCGGCTTCGGCGGCTATCCGACGCTGCCGCCGCTCTATGCGGCGACACGGCGCAAGGTGCCGACGCTGATCCATGAGCAGAACGCCGTCATGGGCCGGGCGAACAAAGCCCTGGCCGGCCGTGTCGATGCGATTGCCGGCGGCTTCCTGCCTGAAGGCGCGAGTGCCGCCGGCGCCAAGACGGTGACCACCGGCAATCCGGTCAGGCCGCAGGTTCTGGAGGCGGCAAAAACGCCCTATGTGCCGTCCAAGGACGGCGAACCGTTCCGCTTTCTGGTGTTTGGCGGCAGCCAGGGAGCCCAGTTCTTTTCCGATGCCGTGCCGGCGGCGATCGCATTGTTGCCCGAGGCGCAGCGCAAGCGGCTATTGATCACACAGCAGGCGCGCGCCGAAGATGTCGGGCGGGTGAAGGCCGTCTATGCCGAGCTTGCGGTCGACGCGCAGGTCTCGCCGTTCTTCACCGACATGGCGGCACGGATGGCTGCGGCGCATCTGGTGATGTCGCGCTCCGGCGCTTCGACGGTGTCCGAGATCTCGGTCATCGGCCGGCCGGCGCTGCTGGTTCCTTATCCACACGCGCTGGACCATGATCAGGCGGCGAATGCTGCGGCGCTCGCCGCCGCCGGCGGTGCCGAGCTCCACCCGCAGTCGACGCTTTCGGCCGAGCGGATCGCCGCGCTGGTGGGAGGGCTCATGAACGACCCCAGCAGGCTGGCGGGCATGGCGGCGGCCGCCCGTTCGGCCGGAAAACCCGACGCGGCGCGGTTGCTCGCCGATCTGACAGAGGCTATTGCGTCCGGCAAAACGGTTTCGGACTTCAGGAGGACGCGCGCATGA